The Bacteroidales bacterium genome window below encodes:
- a CDS encoding SDR family NAD(P)-dependent oxidoreductase: MWDIKDKICLITGATSGIGKATALALAKKNAHIIITYRNETIANELKDLIFAITGRKIKMYYCDFSSFVSIRKCAEQILSQHEQINVLINNAGIWESKRKLSEDKIELNFAVNYLAPFLFTNLLLDIIKKSAPARIINVSSGAHRKAEIHFKDLEFSRDFSGYKAYGQSKLANILFTKMLSEKLSGIGVTVNCVHPGVVSTGIFKNMNRIAIAILKPFLFSPEKGAETSVYLASSDDVSHISGKYFSKKKVVLSSAESNDMKKAEKLWEISSEYTGLKINNNMFTSDKKIKHYSNGEITIVWTPKLCTHVAYCFTELPEVFDISERPWINPLGATTKRIIQQVERCPTGALTYFYNEKQNNMEQENKKPEQQVQIKIIENGPAVIKGKCMLEDKNGQKTETEEVIAICRCGKSKNKPFCDGSHVVHPFE; the protein is encoded by the coding sequence ATGTGGGATATTAAAGACAAAATCTGCCTCATTACAGGCGCAACCTCTGGTATAGGTAAGGCAACTGCCCTTGCTCTGGCAAAAAAAAATGCCCACATTATAATTACATATCGTAATGAAACCATTGCTAATGAACTTAAGGACTTGATTTTTGCCATAACAGGACGCAAAATAAAGATGTACTATTGCGATTTTTCATCTTTTGTTTCCATAAGAAAATGTGCAGAACAAATTCTTTCGCAACACGAACAGATAAATGTTCTTATCAATAATGCAGGGATATGGGAATCAAAAAGAAAATTAAGTGAAGATAAAATAGAACTTAATTTTGCTGTTAACTATCTTGCACCTTTTTTGTTTACAAACCTCCTTCTTGATATCATAAAAAAAAGTGCTCCGGCAAGAATTATTAATGTATCATCCGGGGCTCATCGTAAAGCGGAAATTCATTTTAAAGATTTGGAATTTTCTCGTGATTTCTCAGGATATAAGGCGTATGGTCAGTCAAAACTGGCCAACATTCTTTTTACAAAAATGCTCTCAGAAAAGTTATCCGGCATAGGAGTTACTGTAAATTGTGTGCATCCGGGTGTTGTATCAACAGGCATATTTAAAAATATGAACCGGATAGCCATTGCCATTTTAAAACCATTTTTATTCTCTCCTGAAAAAGGAGCTGAAACATCTGTTTATTTGGCCTCTTCAGATGATGTGAGCCATATCAGCGGAAAATATTTTTCAAAAAAGAAAGTAGTTTTATCTTCTGCTGAATCAAACGATATGAAAAAAGCAGAAAAATTATGGGAAATAAGTTCTGAATATACCGGTTTAAAAATAAATAATAACATGTTTACATCAGATAAAAAAATAAAACATTACAGCAATGGTGAAATAACTATTGTGTGGACACCCAAACTTTGTACTCATGTAGCCTATTGTTTTACGGAGTTGCCCGAAGTGTTTGATATCTCAGAACGCCCATGGATTAATCCGCTAGGTGCCACAACAAAAAGAATAATTCAACAGGTGGAAAGATGCCCAACAGGGGCTCTGACATATTTTTATAATGAAAAACAAAATAATATGGAACAGGAAAACAAAAAACCAGAACAACAGGTACAGATAAAAATTATTGAAAACGGGCCCGCAGTTATTAAGGGAAAATGCATGCTGGAAGATAAAAACGGACAAAAAACAGAAACGGAGGAGGTTATTGCCATTTGCCGTTGTGGAAAATCAAAAAACAAACCCTTTTGCGATGGTTCGCACGTGGTGCACCCATTTGAATAA
- the msrB gene encoding peptide-methionine (R)-S-oxide reductase MsrB encodes MENKSYSEEEWRQKLTPEQYDVLRLKATERPFTGKYYLFNEKGIYVCAGCGTELFSSDTKFDSGCGWPSFYDAIANGKIKTSPDTSYGMIRTEILCAKCNGHLGHLFDDGPAPTGKRYCVNSASLEFIK; translated from the coding sequence ATGGAAAATAAAAGTTATTCTGAGGAAGAATGGCGTCAAAAGCTAACACCAGAGCAATATGATGTATTGCGCCTTAAAGCCACAGAAAGGCCTTTTACCGGAAAGTATTATTTGTTTAACGAAAAAGGTATCTATGTGTGTGCCGGTTGCGGAACTGAACTTTTTTCCTCAGATACTAAATTCGACTCCGGTTGCGGGTGGCCCAGTTTTTATGATGCTATTGCCAACGGTAAAATAAAGACATCCCCGGATACCAGCTATGGCATGATACGCACTGAAATTTTGTGCGCCAAATGTAACGGGCATCTCGGGCATTTGTTTGACGACGGCCCGGCGCCGACCGGTAAAAGATATTGCGTTAATTCCGCATCACTCGAATTCATAAAGTAA
- a CDS encoding energy transducer TonB, whose product MKTSISKKAVTVFLILLFVSGISFPAFTSTNSSINNPEETSDLKSIIQHHVEYPEYAKEHSLSGFVLVAVTVNNEGKITVTESYSNSDYLKEYVTGKLQELIVDNPGENAGKTFYYRFNFKKQSY is encoded by the coding sequence ATGAAAACATCCATTTCAAAAAAAGCAGTTACAGTATTCTTAATACTATTATTTGTGTCAGGGATTTCTTTTCCCGCATTTACTTCAACCAATTCGTCCATTAATAATCCCGAGGAAACCTCTGACCTTAAAAGCATCATTCAGCATCATGTAGAATATCCCGAATATGCAAAAGAACATTCTCTTTCGGGTTTTGTGCTTGTGGCTGTCACAGTTAATAATGAAGGAAAGATAACAGTTACCGAAAGCTATTCCAATTCGGATTATTTAAAAGAGTATGTGACTGGGAAACTTCAGGAACTGATTGTTGATAATCCTGGAGAAAATGCAGGAAAAACCTTTTATTATCGTTTTAACTTTAAAAAGCAGAGTTATTAA
- a CDS encoding nitroreductase family protein, with protein MEVLDAIFSRRSIRNFLPKEIPNHITEKLLEAAMYAPSARNTQSWQFVVINNRKILDNLAVIHPYAGMLAEATEAIVVCGDKTTENNEAYLAINCAASTQNILLAAHAMELGSVWLGVYPKTERINAITSLLNLPQYVLPVSLIALGWPGEEKLKPERFNKDKIHYNDNW; from the coding sequence ATGGAAGTACTTGATGCTATTTTTTCACGAAGAAGCATACGGAATTTCCTGCCGAAGGAAATTCCAAATCATATAACAGAAAAGCTGCTTGAAGCAGCAATGTATGCTCCTTCAGCACGAAATACCCAGTCGTGGCAATTTGTTGTTATTAACAATCGAAAAATACTCGATAATCTTGCAGTAATTCATCCATACGCAGGCATGCTTGCAGAAGCAACAGAAGCCATCGTGGTGTGCGGAGATAAAACCACGGAAAATAATGAAGCGTACCTGGCTATTAACTGTGCTGCTTCCACGCAAAATATTTTACTTGCGGCTCATGCAATGGAGCTGGGAAGCGTTTGGCTTGGAGTATATCCCAAAACCGAACGCATTAACGCAATTACAAGCCTGCTGAATTTACCCCAATATGTGTTACCTGTATCCTTAATCGCTTTAGGCTGGCCCGGCGAAGAAAAGCTCAAGCCTGAGAGGTTTAATAAAGATAAAATTCATTACAACGACAACTGGTGA
- a CDS encoding septal ring lytic transglycosylase RlpA family protein: protein MIRIVVVLIFLFKSFFIFAQEINQTGWCSYYADKFHGRNTASGEKYDKNLYTAAHRTLPFNTFVEVTNLRNQKKTVVKINDRGPNTKNRILDVSKAAATDIDMLLSGIDKIEIKVLPDSFNIMNRYTNIENVYKPDSILPDSDKEAKLIYDVGIKTCNLNGYGIQMGYYKIFENCKTAQKKYMVKYKVEGYIFVEKKGKTEYYRLILGNYVCKSEAINLQAILKKEVPGCFIVNWGKL from the coding sequence TTGATAAGAATAGTTGTTGTTTTAATTTTTCTTTTTAAGTCATTTTTCATTTTTGCTCAAGAGATAAACCAAACAGGTTGGTGTTCCTATTATGCGGATAAATTTCACGGAAGAAATACAGCCAGTGGGGAAAAGTATGATAAAAACCTATACACAGCAGCACATCGGACACTGCCTTTTAATACCTTTGTTGAGGTTACCAATCTGCGTAACCAGAAAAAAACCGTTGTAAAAATCAATGACAGGGGCCCAAACACCAAAAACCGTATCCTTGATGTGTCAAAAGCGGCAGCAACAGATATAGACATGTTGTTAAGCGGTATAGACAAAATTGAAATAAAAGTACTTCCCGATTCATTCAATATAATGAACCGTTATACCAATATTGAGAATGTGTACAAGCCGGACAGTATTTTGCCTGACTCTGACAAAGAAGCCAAACTTATTTATGATGTAGGTATTAAAACATGTAACCTCAATGGATACGGTATTCAGATGGGGTATTATAAAATTTTTGAAAATTGTAAAACTGCCCAGAAAAAATATATGGTAAAATATAAAGTTGAAGGATACATTTTTGTAGAAAAAAAAGGCAAAACTGAGTATTACCGCCTGATTTTGGGTAATTATGTATGTAAATCCGAAGCAATTAATCTTCAAGCCATATTAAAAAAGGAAGTTCCCGGTTGTTTTATCGTTAACTGGGGAAAATTGTAA
- a CDS encoding ChaN family lipoprotein, which produces MLKPRFYLIVISVALLSMTVDKPAYQIYNVTGKKTTYQKMLKDILSCEVVLFGELHNNPISHWLELQLAKDLFISKKQDLILGAEMFEADNQNGLDNYIKGIWNEDTFKTKVRLWPNYDTDYKPLVDFARNTNLNFIATNIPRKYASQVMKEGFEGLLTLSQEEKKHIAPLPIEYDPELEQYKKMLEMNMGGHSSPNLPKAQAIKDATMAHFIATNAAQGKLFLHYNGAYHSNYYEGIMWYLKRKSADMRILTITTVEQNNINKLSQEYIMAADYIICVPDDMTKTY; this is translated from the coding sequence ATGCTAAAACCTCGTTTTTATCTTATAGTAATATCTGTAGCCTTGTTATCAATGACGGTGGATAAGCCAGCCTATCAGATATATAATGTTACCGGAAAAAAAACAACTTATCAGAAAATGCTTAAAGATATTTTAAGTTGCGAAGTAGTCCTTTTTGGAGAGTTACATAATAATCCCATATCTCATTGGCTTGAACTTCAACTGGCAAAAGATTTGTTTATATCTAAAAAACAAGACCTGATTCTTGGTGCTGAAATGTTTGAAGCCGACAATCAAAACGGACTTGATAATTATATTAAAGGTATCTGGAATGAAGACACCTTCAAAACAAAAGTAAGGCTTTGGCCAAACTACGATACGGACTATAAACCGCTTGTTGATTTTGCGCGTAATACCAACCTTAATTTTATTGCAACAAATATACCCCGGAAATATGCATCACAAGTTATGAAAGAAGGCTTTGAAGGCTTGTTGACTCTAAGCCAGGAAGAAAAAAAGCATATTGCTCCGCTGCCTATTGAATACGACCCTGAGTTAGAACAATATAAAAAAATGCTCGAAATGAATATGGGGGGTCATTCGTCGCCTAACCTCCCCAAAGCACAAGCAATTAAAGATGCCACTATGGCACATTTTATCGCAACAAACGCTGCCCAAGGAAAACTTTTTCTGCATTATAATGGGGCCTACCATTCTAATTATTATGAAGGCATTATGTGGTATCTTAAAAGAAAAAGTGCGGATATGCGCATATTAACTATTACCACGGTTGAACAAAACAATATTAATAAACTGTCACAAGAATACATCATGGCGGCAGATTATATAATTTGTGTCCCAGACGACATGACCAAAACTTATTAA
- the cdd gene encoding cytidine deaminase produces MKQHLIKITYVEYDSVAELNDTERLVVSEAENVCKNAYAPYSQFHVGCAILLSNNKIVTGNNQENAAYPSGLCAERVAMFAASSQYPDASFVLMAVVAHSDNFSVNFPVPPCGACRQVMAEYEKRGNSSFKILIKGESGKIIRVNNVSDLLPLMFSNSQLHPL; encoded by the coding sequence ATGAAGCAACATTTAATAAAGATTACATACGTTGAATATGATTCTGTTGCTGAATTAAATGATACCGAAAGGCTTGTGGTCAGTGAAGCAGAAAACGTATGCAAAAACGCATATGCACCTTATTCACAATTCCATGTGGGTTGTGCTATATTGCTTTCAAATAATAAAATAGTAACGGGCAATAATCAGGAAAATGCAGCTTATCCTTCGGGTTTGTGTGCCGAAAGAGTGGCTATGTTTGCTGCGTCATCACAATATCCTGATGCATCATTTGTTTTAATGGCCGTGGTAGCCCACTCTGATAATTTCTCTGTTAACTTTCCGGTACCGCCCTGTGGTGCCTGTCGCCAGGTGATGGCCGAATATGAAAAAAGGGGAAATAGCTCCTTCAAAATTCTTATAAAAGGTGAAAGCGGGAAAATAATCCGTGTTAATAATGTTTCAGATTTGTTACCATTGATGTTCAGCAATTCACAACTTCACCCATTATAG
- a CDS encoding O-antigen ligase family protein, giving the protein MPSRREIHAALYVLGLAGLAFSTPLFVFVMSISQFFLLANWLIEGKLKEKFKTFFKNKPAWIFTLIYLMHLVGIFYSNDLHHAIDDLRIKIPLLALPIIISTSPKINRKSFHLILYAHILGTLFYSITSTYLFYKGNNTDIRDVFIYISHIRFSLNVCLDIFILFYLIFEKQIFPPWAKILFLFVAFWFIYCLFFLESFTGITILIISTIGLLFIYIFKKTKHISCVFFILFLIIIMAGVSLYLRNIYKDFSKREIIDKNKVEYLTKNGNPYLHDFDNKMTENGYYTWLYVSYEELEPAWNQRSTIKFDSLDYKGQPIKFTLIRFLTSKGLRKDQEGVNSLLKEEISLIEDGVANIGYVKKGGLEKRIKNVLWEYEHYKITHDPRGQSLMQRIELWQTSFRLIKKYFFTGVGTGDVKNVITAQMHLENSHLKDAGLHPHNQFITITLTFGVPGLLLFLFCLLYPPIKRKKISEYLFLSFFLIAMLSMFTEDTLETQAGVTFFTFFYCLFMFVDNKTQTNS; this is encoded by the coding sequence ATGCCATCCAGACGAGAAATACATGCTGCATTATATGTTCTCGGACTTGCCGGCCTTGCTTTTTCGACTCCTTTGTTTGTTTTTGTTATGAGCATTTCTCAATTTTTCCTTCTTGCCAACTGGCTGATAGAAGGGAAGTTAAAAGAAAAATTTAAAACCTTTTTTAAAAACAAACCCGCCTGGATATTTACTTTAATTTATCTAATGCATCTTGTTGGAATTTTTTATAGTAACGATTTACATCATGCTATTGACGACCTACGCATTAAAATTCCCTTGCTTGCACTTCCTATAATAATTTCAACCAGCCCTAAAATCAACAGGAAATCTTTCCATTTAATACTTTATGCTCACATTCTTGGGACACTTTTTTACAGTATAACCAGCACCTATTTGTTTTATAAAGGCAATAATACAGACATAAGAGATGTTTTTATTTACATTTCACATATCCGTTTTTCACTCAATGTATGTTTGGATATTTTTATTTTGTTTTATCTGATTTTTGAAAAACAAATTTTTCCGCCCTGGGCAAAAATACTTTTTTTGTTTGTTGCTTTCTGGTTTATTTATTGTTTGTTTTTTTTGGAATCTTTTACTGGAATAACCATTCTTATTATCAGCACCATCGGGTTATTATTCATTTATATTTTCAAAAAAACAAAACATATATCTTGTGTGTTTTTTATTCTTTTTCTGATTATTATTATGGCAGGAGTTTCTTTATACCTGAGAAACATTTATAAAGACTTTAGCAAAAGAGAAATCATTGACAAAAATAAAGTAGAATATCTTACAAAAAATGGCAATCCGTATTTGCATGATTTTGATAACAAAATGACCGAAAACGGATATTATACCTGGCTTTATGTGTCTTATGAAGAATTAGAACCGGCATGGAACCAACGCAGCACAATAAAATTCGATAGTTTAGACTATAAAGGTCAGCCTATAAAGTTTACCCTGATCAGATTCTTAACATCAAAGGGATTGCGAAAAGATCAAGAAGGAGTTAACAGCCTTCTGAAAGAAGAAATTTCTTTAATAGAAGATGGAGTGGCAAATATCGGATATGTTAAAAAGGGCGGATTAGAAAAACGAATCAAAAATGTTTTGTGGGAATATGAGCATTATAAAATCACCCATGACCCCAGGGGGCAATCACTTATGCAAAGAATTGAATTATGGCAAACTTCTTTTCGACTTATTAAAAAATATTTTTTTACAGGAGTTGGAACAGGGGATGTTAAAAATGTTATTACGGCACAAATGCATCTTGAAAATTCGCATTTAAAAGACGCAGGACTTCATCCTCATAATCAATTTATAACCATAACTCTTACCTTTGGCGTTCCGGGTTTATTGTTGTTTTTATTTTGTTTGCTCTATCCCCCTATAAAAAGAAAAAAAATATCAGAATATTTGTTTTTATCTTTTTTTCTCATAGCAATGTTATCCATGTTTACCGAAGACACATTAGAAACACAGGCCGGAGTTACATTTTTTACTTTTTTTTATTGTTTGTTTATGTTTGTTGATAATAAAACCCAAACAAATTCTTAA
- a CDS encoding S41 family peptidase: MQKITRVITLSILILTLAFASSAQEQDQNDFEISKNIDVFITLYKQLNTNYVDNINPGQLVKTAIDAMLKSLDPYTVYIPEADIEDYKFMTTGQYGGIGALIHKRGDYVYISEPYENSPADKAGLKTGDKILEINGKSVKKKTVDEVSTALKGQPGTSVTILIERDSTQKPIEKEIIRQEIKIDNVPYSGFVADKIGYINLSEFKQNAAKDVKEAFNKLNESKDLKGVIIDLRGNGGGLLNEAVSIVNIFVDKGQVVVSTIGKIKNKNHIHKTQTTAVDTKIPLVILVDEYSASASEILAGAIQDLDRGIIIGQRTFGKGLVQNIIPLSYNSEMKITIAKYYIPSGRCVQALDYFNKDTEGRAPVLPDSLRKTFKTKNGRTVYEGSGIEPDILMDVPELSNITITLINKNHLFDFALTYYRNHPEISPPAEFNISDKEYSDFIDYLTDKDYSYTTESEARLEEFKNISTEEKYFESIKDQYQILKDKIIAEKSNDLMTYKQEIIRALKMYIVPLYYYQKGRIQASLDDDNEVKKAIEILNNPEKYQKILQGPK; this comes from the coding sequence ATGCAAAAAATCACACGTGTAATTACCTTATCAATACTGATACTTACTTTGGCATTTGCTTCTTCTGCCCAGGAACAGGATCAGAATGATTTTGAAATATCAAAAAACATAGATGTTTTTATAACCCTTTACAAACAACTCAATACTAATTATGTTGACAACATAAATCCCGGACAACTTGTCAAGACCGCTATTGACGCTATGCTGAAATCACTTGACCCCTATACAGTATATATCCCGGAAGCAGATATTGAAGATTACAAATTTATGACCACAGGGCAATACGGGGGCATAGGCGCCTTAATACATAAAAGAGGGGATTATGTTTACATTTCCGAGCCCTATGAAAACTCGCCCGCAGATAAAGCCGGTCTTAAGACAGGTGATAAAATCCTTGAAATTAATGGAAAGTCGGTTAAAAAGAAAACGGTTGACGAGGTTAGCACAGCATTGAAGGGGCAACCAGGAACTTCTGTTACCATATTGATAGAACGTGATTCAACACAAAAACCCATTGAGAAAGAAATTATTAGACAGGAGATAAAAATCGACAATGTTCCATATTCAGGATTTGTTGCAGACAAAATAGGATACATAAATTTAAGTGAGTTTAAACAAAATGCCGCAAAAGATGTTAAAGAAGCATTTAATAAACTTAATGAAAGCAAAGACCTCAAAGGTGTAATAATTGACCTCAGGGGAAATGGAGGCGGCTTGCTGAATGAAGCCGTAAGTATTGTGAATATTTTTGTTGATAAAGGACAGGTTGTGGTTAGCACGATTGGAAAAATAAAAAACAAAAACCATATTCACAAAACTCAAACAACAGCTGTTGACACTAAAATTCCCCTGGTGATACTTGTGGATGAATATTCAGCTTCTGCATCAGAAATTCTTGCCGGTGCAATTCAGGATTTAGACAGGGGAATTATTATCGGGCAAAGGACATTTGGCAAAGGCCTGGTTCAAAACATCATTCCGCTTTCATATAATTCAGAGATGAAAATTACCATTGCAAAATATTACATTCCAAGCGGTCGATGTGTTCAGGCTCTTGACTATTTTAACAAAGATACAGAAGGCAGAGCGCCAGTATTACCAGATTCGCTTAGAAAAACATTTAAAACTAAAAACGGAAGAACAGTTTATGAGGGCAGTGGCATTGAGCCGGATATCTTAATGGACGTTCCTGAGTTAAGCAATATCACTATAACACTAATCAATAAAAATCATTTATTTGATTTTGCTTTAACGTATTACAGAAATCATCCGGAGATATCGCCACCGGCAGAGTTCAACATTTCGGACAAAGAATATTCAGATTTTATTGATTATCTGACAGACAAAGATTATTCATACACAACAGAAAGTGAAGCCCGCCTTGAAGAATTTAAAAACATTTCGACGGAAGAAAAATATTTTGAATCAATCAAAGACCAATACCAAATCTTAAAAGATAAAATCATTGCTGAAAAATCAAATGATTTGATGACATATAAACAAGAAATCATACGGGCTTTGAAAATGTACATTGTTCCTCTTTATTACTATCAGAAAGGACGCATTCAGGCCTCACTTGATGACGATAATGAAGTGAAAAAAGCCATTGAAATACTCAACAACCCTGAAAAATACCAGAAAATTCTTCAGGGGCCAAAATAA
- the yidD gene encoding membrane protein insertion efficiency factor YidD → MKLLGNFLIFLIKIYQYTISPYLMPSCRYIPSCSSYGIEAITKYGPFRGGWMTVKRFLSCNPWGGSGYDPVP, encoded by the coding sequence ATGAAACTGCTCGGAAATTTTTTGATTTTTTTAATTAAAATCTATCAATATACAATATCGCCTTACTTAATGCCTTCCTGCAGATATATTCCTTCATGCTCTTCATATGGCATTGAAGCTATTACCAAATACGGACCTTTCAGGGGCGGCTGGATGACAGTGAAAAGGTTTCTGTCTTGTAATCCGTGGGGTGGCAGCGGGTATGACCCTGTACCATAA
- a CDS encoding ribonuclease P protein component — translation MHSFCKEERLCSKKSIEKLLSEGKKIYYPTFTVKWMEVFGENIPEIQLLTVVPKKKFKKSTNRNLIKRLIREAYRNNKQILDVTLKEKNKKIALMLLYKGEIIETYKQTEEKIIIILQGIMKCINHTP, via the coding sequence ATGCACTCATTCTGCAAAGAAGAACGCTTATGCAGTAAAAAATCCATTGAAAAACTGTTAAGTGAGGGTAAAAAAATATATTACCCGACTTTTACTGTAAAATGGATGGAAGTTTTTGGAGAAAATATCCCGGAAATACAGCTATTAACAGTTGTTCCCAAAAAAAAATTTAAAAAATCAACTAACAGAAATTTAATTAAACGTTTAATAAGAGAAGCTTATCGTAATAATAAACAAATACTTGACGTTACTTTAAAAGAAAAAAACAAAAAAATAGCACTAATGTTACTTTACAAAGGTGAAATAATTGAAACATATAAACAAACCGAAGAAAAAATAATTATAATTTTACAAGGTATAATGAAATGTATTAATCATACACCATGA
- a CDS encoding uroporphyrinogen-III synthase, whose translation MKVKNIIISQPQPPNYEKSPYFELSKKHNLNIIFKKFIIIEPVTAQEFRKSKINILDYSAVIFTCNNAVDHFFRLAKEMRIIISETTKYFCVSEKTAFYLQKYIQYRKRKIFNGKEKPEELISIILKHPGERFLLPCTAGHKQEFVSLLDINKIPVHKAMIYRTISNMCVREHIDVDKADMLVFFSPFGIKALFDNFPKFKQDKKIIATWGNTTKIAAKEFGLKINISAPTEVFTSMPMAIGAFLEKAKK comes from the coding sequence TTGAAAGTTAAAAACATAATAATTTCGCAGCCTCAGCCCCCTAATTATGAAAAATCACCCTATTTTGAGTTGTCAAAAAAACACAACCTTAATATTATATTCAAAAAATTCATAATTATTGAACCCGTAACTGCACAGGAATTTAGAAAATCAAAAATCAACATTCTAGATTATTCAGCTGTTATTTTTACCTGTAATAATGCGGTAGATCATTTTTTCCGACTTGCAAAAGAAATGCGTATCATTATTTCTGAAACAACTAAATATTTTTGTGTTTCCGAAAAAACTGCATTTTATCTTCAAAAATATATACAATATCGTAAACGAAAGATTTTCAACGGAAAAGAAAAGCCCGAAGAACTTATTTCCATTATTTTGAAACACCCCGGTGAGCGTTTTCTATTGCCTTGTACTGCAGGACACAAACAGGAATTTGTAAGCTTACTTGACATCAATAAGATTCCGGTACATAAGGCAATGATTTATCGCACTATTTCCAATATGTGTGTCAGGGAACATATTGATGTTGACAAAGCGGATATGCTGGTTTTTTTCAGTCCGTTTGGAATTAAAGCTCTTTTTGATAATTTTCCTAAATTTAAACAAGACAAAAAAATTATTGCCACGTGGGGAAATACAACAAAAATTGCCGCTAAAGAATTTGGGCTAAAAATTAATATTTCTGCCCCCACCGAAGTTTTTACGTCTATGCCAATGGCTATAGGCGCTTTTCTGGAAAAAGCAAAAAAATAA
- a CDS encoding DUF4271 domain-containing protein, whose amino-acid sequence MMFHDSLTYNNNPLPPDNISLFKGQIFRQDEIPDMFSNQKNYIGNTKDVLPSVRIKQTSLMKESTFCPSLFHSEKKQIVKMPLSNNQHIQSDGFIFLMMLCFLILTIIIFIKNKKITQYFHAFFFPHYTNQIIREGNMLKDFFVYPLIIVYYTILSFIAIKALHFFIKIEPTLRNVFYCLLVFLCLYVFKMFMIFFVKKTFKTSNETFDYLTNNTLFQIIESFLLFPAVFLLYFLWAPITEVFFFIILVIIILIFIYRTIRSFLAAKSSEQYNLFYFILYLCTVEFLPIIITVKLLSNFYSQEF is encoded by the coding sequence ATGATGTTTCACGATAGTCTGACATACAATAATAATCCTCTGCCCCCGGATAATATTTCATTATTCAAAGGACAGATATTCAGGCAGGATGAAATACCCGACATGTTTTCAAACCAAAAAAACTATATAGGCAACACAAAAGATGTTTTGCCTTCTGTTAGAATAAAACAAACTTCCTTAATGAAAGAAAGCACTTTTTGCCCATCTTTGTTTCATTCGGAGAAAAAACAAATTGTCAAAATGCCATTATCAAATAATCAGCATATACAATCAGATGGTTTTATTTTTTTGATGATGTTATGCTTTTTGATTTTGACAATAATTATTTTTATTAAAAACAAAAAGATAACCCAGTATTTTCATGCTTTTTTCTTCCCTCATTACACAAATCAAATTATTCGTGAGGGAAATATGCTGAAAGATTTTTTTGTTTACCCTCTTATTATAGTATATTATACTATTCTATCTTTTATTGCTATTAAAGCGCTTCACTTTTTCATAAAAATAGAGCCTACTTTGCGTAATGTCTTTTACTGTTTGTTGGTTTTCCTCTGTTTGTATGTTTTCAAAATGTTCATGATATTTTTTGTAAAAAAAACATTTAAAACATCAAATGAAACATTTGATTATCTAACCAACAATACCCTTTTTCAGATTATTGAGTCCTTTTTACTTTTCCCGGCGGTTTTTTTGCTTTACTTTTTATGGGCACCCATCACTGAAGTTTTTTTCTTTATAATACTTGTAATCATTATTTTAATTTTTATTTACAGAACTATCCGAAGTTTTTTAGCAGCCAAATCATCTGAACAATACAATTTGTTTTATTTTATTTTGTATCTTTGCACCGTTGAATTTTTGCCAATTATTATTACTGTTAAATTATTAAGTAACTTTTATTCTCAAGAATTTTAG